The Terriglobales bacterium genomic interval TCACTTCCTGGCGCAGGGCCTCGGTGCGCACCAGTTCAGCCTTTATCTTCTCGGTATTGGCCAGACCTTGTGCGATCTGTTGGCGCCGCTCCTCCAACATGCGGAGGATAGGTCGATAGGCGAACCGGTAAAGAAGAACGCAGACGATGCAGAAGCTGACAATCTGGGCTATCAGATGAGGCCAGTCCACGCCGAAGGTTCTGGCAATCTGTTGGATCTGCCCGTCATCGCCCGCTGCCACCAGCAAAGCTAGAGCGTTCATAATCGCACACTCGCATCGGCCGGACGCCGACCATCTCATGCTCTGCGTCCGGCATTTTTCCCTATCTCACCAGGAACAGGGCATAGAACACGATCGCTTCAGCGAAGGCGATGGCTAGAATCGACTGCACCAGAATCTTGGTGGACGCGCCCGGATTGCGCCCCACCGCGGCCGAAGCCGCCATGCCAATCAAACCTACGCCAATAGATGCGCCAAGTGCTGCCAGGCCAACGTGAAGGCTCCCGCTCATATACCTTTACCTTTCTTTCTCGCCGGCTCCCGCTCGAGCCGCCGAAAATTCATCCCTCAACTGTGTGCGACCGCAGGTTTTTCTTCGTGCTGGCAAATCAGCAGCGTGAAGACAGCGGTCAACAACGTGAACACCAAGGCCTGAACTAAGCCCACGAGCAATTCCAGAAAATAAAACGGAATCGGCAACAACCAGCCAAGACCGGGAACAAGCTTCGCCATGGCTTCCAACATGTTTTCACCGGCGAAGATATTGCCGTAGAGACGGAAACTCAAAGAAACAGGCCGGAATAAGATGGAGACAATCTCCAAACAACCGGCTGCGAAGAACACGACCACCATCAGCACTTTCAACAGCCCGGCAGTGTCGCCCTTGGGCGCAAACAGTTCCTTGAGGAATCCAAGGGGACCGATTTCCCGAAGCGCCCAGACAAACCAGCAGGCGAA includes:
- a CDS encoding ATP synthase F0 subunit C — translated: MSGSLHVGLAALGASIGVGLIGMAASAAVGRNPGASTKILVQSILAIAFAEAIVFYALFLVR